One Lujinxingia vulgaris genomic region harbors:
- a CDS encoding (deoxy)nucleoside triphosphate pyrophosphohydrolase: MKKQINVVGAVIVRDGLILCAQRGPGGALPGMWEFPGGKIEAGETPRDALAREITEELECEVAVGELITTTTREYDFGIVALTTFYCGLLSGTPVLTEH; this comes from the coding sequence GTGAAGAAACAGATCAATGTCGTCGGCGCGGTCATCGTGCGCGATGGTCTGATCCTGTGCGCCCAGCGCGGACCCGGCGGAGCCTTGCCCGGGATGTGGGAGTTTCCCGGCGGCAAGATCGAGGCCGGCGAGACTCCTCGCGATGCGCTCGCGCGAGAGATCACCGAAGAGCTTGAGTGCGAAGTGGCCGTAGGCGAGCTGATCACCACGACCACTCGCGAATACGACTTCGGAATCGTCGCGCTGACCACGTTCTACTGCGGGCTGCTCTCCGGAACGCCGGTGCTGACCGAGCAC